Proteins from one Peromyscus eremicus unplaced genomic scaffold, PerEre_H2_v1 PerEre#2#chr22_unloc_1, whole genome shotgun sequence genomic window:
- the LOC131900623 gene encoding cytochrome b-c1 complex subunit 10 has translation MRSAPGQRERGDPECRDPAAMLGKFLGPRYRELAKNWVPTASMWGAVGAMGLVWATDWRLILDWVPYINGKFKKDD, from the exons ATGCGCAGTGCTCCAGGGCAACGGGAACGGGGTGACCCAGAGTGCCGAGACCCTGCCGCGATGTTGGGCAAGTTTCTGGGCCCGCGCTACCGGGAGTTGGCCAAGAACTG GGTCCCCACAGCCAGCATGTGGGGTGCCGTGGGTGCCATGGGGCTCGTGTGGGCCACAGACTGGCGGCTGATTCTGGACTGGGTGCCTTACATCAATGGCAAGTTTAAGAAGGATGATTAG